Below is a genomic region from Streptobacillus felis.
CAGGAGATCCTAACCAACCATTAGGATCAGATTCAAATTTAGGAACAATAGATTCTATAGGTGCAGCAAAAGGGAAGCATTCTCTTTCAGCTGGATATAGAGCATCATCTTTTGGAATAAATTCAGTCGCAGTCGGTACAGAAGCAGCATCAAATGGACAATATGGTGTAGCGATAGGACACTATTCACTAGTTGGTGAAAATTCAAGCAGCTCTATTTCAATAGGTAGTGGATCAGTTTCTGATGAAGGTGGGTCAATAGCTATAGGTAAAGAAGCTAAAGCGATGTTTGACAATGCAATTTCAATGGGGTCTAATGCGGAATCTAAAGCTATAAATTCTATATCAATAGGTTCAAATTCAGTAGCAGAAACAGAAGAATCTATAGCATTAGGTCCAGATGCAAAAGCAATAGGATTAAAGGCAGTTTCTTTAGGAGATAAAGCCATAGCAGATATAGACTTGTCAGTAGCTTTAGGTTCAAATTCTAAAACAACAGAAGCAGTAGCTGTAAATGATGCTACAGTTGGTGGATTAACTTATTCTGGATTTGCAGGTAATGAACCATCTTCAGTAGTTTCAGTGGGGAATAAAGAAGAAGGACAATATCGTCAGATTCAATATGTAGCAGCGGGGCAAATAAATAAAGATTCTACAGATGCAATAAATGGTTCACAGCTTTATGCAACAAATCTTGCATTAAGTAATTTAACAAAATCTGTTAAAGATATTTTAGGAGGAAATGCTAAAATAACTGAAACAGGAGATAATATAGGGAATATAACTATTACAAATATAGGAAATACAGGTAAAGATAATATACATGATGCAATTATTGCTTCAAAAACAGAAGTGAGATCAGGAGATGGTTCTCCAATTAAAGTTGAAAAAACTATAGATGATGTTGATAGCCACCCAATTTATACTTTGGATTTAGATGAAAAAACTAAGGAAAAATTAGAGAAATTAGAAAAATTAAGTTTTGATTCAAGTTCTGGTGTAGCAAATGCAGTAGCAATGGCAAACTTACCACAAGTAAGTAACATAGCAGGACATAGACATAATATTGCAGGAGCATATGGATACTATAACGGAGAACATGCATTTGCATTAGGATTATCAGGATTAAATGAAACAGGAAACTTAGTATATAAGGCAAGTGGATCATTAAATACTAAAGGACATGTTGCACTTGGAGCAGGACTTGGATATCAATTTGACAAATTAGAATCAAGAAAAAAAGATATGTTAACATTACAAAGAAATGGAAATATTAACTTACTTGATGAAAAAGTTTATGAGCATGAAATTGAAATAGAGAGCTTAGAAAAATTAAATAAAGAATTACTTGAAAAAGTAGAAAAATTAGAAAAAATGATTCAAAAACTAGAAAAATAATACGAGGAGAAAAATGAAAAAAAATAATATAAAAAATAAAATTATAAATCCTATGTTAATTGTTTTTGCTATGGGAGTCATTGGATTTATATCTGAAAATTCATATGCTGGTTCAAATAATTATGCTATGCCAACATGGATATCACGTAATAATATACCTGGAAATTGGGTTATTACTAATACAGAGCCAGAAATTGCTTATTCTATAAGAGGAGATAACCATATATCATTTGGTAGATGGTCTGGTAATAATATATCGGGTAATAATAATTTTATTGCAGGACAAAATGGAGCAGGTAGAAATACTTCAGGAAATAGTAATATTATAATGGGGCAAGAAGCAGGAGTAGATACTACAGGAAATAGTAATATTGCATTAGGAGATAGAGCAGGAAAAGAAGTTTCAGGGAATAATAACTTTTCTGGAGGTCCATTTGGTTCAGGAAATAGAGTTACAGGAAACAATAATATAGCTTTAGGAAATCAATCAGGTATAGCAGTTGGATATAAGGGTAATGATCCTGAATTATTAGATAAAATGGGAAACTATAACGTTGGAATAGGAAGATTAGCAGGAAATGATGTACAGGGTAGCGAAAACTATTCAATAGGTGCAAGGGTTGGAAGTAATGTAAACTCTACTGGTAATGTAGCAATAGGAGTTGAAAGTGGAAACAATGTACAAGGAAATGACAATATTTCATTAGGTGGTAATAATGGAAATAATGTTTCAGGTTCAAACAACTTTGTATCTGGAGGAGGTTCTGGACATAACATTAAGGGTTCTAATAATATAGTATTAGGTCATGATGCAGGTAATATAAATCAATTAACAGCTAATGATACAGTTTCTATAGGTAGATCAACAAAAGCTGAAAAAGATAATGTTACAACTTTAGGATATGGAGCAAAAGCAAAAGAAGATAAAACATTAGCTTTAGGAAATTCTACAGCAGATGTAATAAATAGTGTCTCTATAGGAGATGGTAGTAAAACAAATTCTTCAATAAGTAATAGAACAAAAGGAAACGACAATAGCTATACAACTGATACTATAGATGATAAAAGCTACACTTTTGCTGGAGGAGATCAAGTAATAGGAGTAGTAAGTATAGGAAATGAAAATGAAACAAGACGTATACAAAATGTTGCACCTGGATTAATTTCAAAAAACTCAACAGATGCAATTAATGGTTCACAACTATATTCTTTAGCAGAAAAAGTTGCTAACTATAATTCCACAGGAGGTGTAGGAGACAATACAGTTAAAATTGGTGGGGATAATAAAACATTAACTAATTCTCAAAAATTAAGTAAAACAGGTGGAATTAAATTTGACATTGTTAAGTCAGAAAATAATTCATATATAGTTACAAAAGCAAGTAATAATAGAGTAGAAATAGATTTAACAGAAGAAGCAAAAGATAAAATAGAAAAAAACACATATTTTCATGTTAATACTGGAGA
It encodes:
- a CDS encoding YadA family autotransporter adhesin; amino-acid sequence: MKKNNIKNKIINPMLIVFAMGVIGFISENSYAGSNNYAMPTWISRNNIPGNWVITNTEPEIAYSIRGDNHISFGRWSGNNISGNNNFIAGQNGAGRNTSGNSNIIMGQEAGVDTTGNSNIALGDRAGKEVSGNNNFSGGPFGSGNRVTGNNNIALGNQSGIAVGYKGNDPELLDKMGNYNVGIGRLAGNDVQGSENYSIGARVGSNVNSTGNVAIGVESGNNVQGNDNISLGGNNGNNVSGSNNFVSGGGSGHNIKGSNNIVLGHDAGNINQLTANDTVSIGRSTKAEKDNVTTLGYGAKAKEDKTLALGNSTADVINSVSIGDGSKTNSSISNRTKGNDNSYTTDTIDDKSYTFAGGDQVIGVVSIGNENETRRIQNVAPGLISKNSTDAINGSQLYSLAEKVANYNSTGGVGDNTVKIGGDNKTLTNSQKLSKTGGIKFDIVKSENNSYIVTKASNNRVEIDLTEEAKDKIEKNTYFHVNTGDADQEEGDSVTNYGSSSSKAGALANHSLTAGIEVVSNSENGVAIGRDITSFGRETIAIGDQVIVKKDTVSSIGIGKQAVIDGKESIAIGVISNSQKDYGISLGNYSRANEVRTIAIGNVSRSEYEGTVTLGKYSISYSEGSTNIGAFTISTINKSISLGAESMAVEAVSVNEASIGSLTYGGFAGNTPYSSFAIGSIQNTRQMQNVAAGQINKKSTDAINGSQLYATNNALGNLTNATKTFLGGNSIFEKDGDNIAKFNMDNIGETDKDNINDAISASITEVRVAEGSLMHIDKTIADDGHHIYTVDFNSKIRENIKKLEDAGQNINAGVASAVAMANLPQVSNIAGHRHNIAGAYGYYNGEHAFALGLSGLNETGNLVYKASGSLNTKGHVALGAGLGYQFDKLESRRKDMLTLQRNGNINLLDEKVYQQNIRLTNLRNSSLALLDKLNFLENKIEKLMK